The Streptomyces asoensis DNA window TGACAGACCATCACCGGATTTTGCCCCTTACCGCTACGCCAGCGCCCGTCCGAGCACGTAGACGGCCGGCGCGGCCGCGGCCAGCGGCAGGGCCACGCCCGCCGTGAAGTGGACGAACCGCGACGGGTAGTCGTAGCTCGCGACCCGGTGGCCGACGAGCGCGCAGACCGCGGCGCCCGCGCCGAGCAGCGCGCCCTTGGCGCCCATGCCGGTCATCCCGCCGACCGCGATGCCCGCGCCCGCCGCGGCGAGCAGGGCCACCACGACGGAGGCCGGGGTGGGCAGCGGCAGCGCCCGGGCCAGCACGGCGACCGCGACCGCGGCCGCGCCGACCGTCACCGCGTCCGGTTCGGCGCCGAGGTGCCCGGTGGCGAGGACCGCCAGCGCGGAGGACGCGACGGTCGCCATCAGGCCGTACATCCGCTCGTCCGGGTCGGCGTGCGAGCGCAGCTGGAGCACCAGGCAGAGCAGGACCCAGACGCCCAGGGTGCCGAAGATCGCGGCGGGCGCGTTCTCCCGGCCCGCCACGAGGAGCGCGGCGTCCGAGACCAGCGCGCCGAGGAAGGCGAGGGCGATGCCCTGGCGGGCCGGCCACATGCCGTTCAGCCGGAACCAGCCCGCCGCCGTGACGGCCTGGAGCACGACGAGCGGCACGAGCAGGGCGTACGACCCGACGGCCGCCGCACCCGAGAGGAGGAGGCCGAGGACGGCGGTGAGCGCGGCGGGCTGCATCCCGGGCTCGATGATCGGCGAACGCCCTTCGAGCCGGGCCCGCTGGGCGTCGGTGACGCGGGCGTTGCCGGCGAGGGTGGCGGGGCCGTAGCTCATGCCGGTGCTCCCGGTGTCCTGGTCGGGGGTGTGCGCGGGGGTCCCCGCGGGGGCGTGGGCGGAGGGTGCGGACGGAGCGGAGGCGGTAGGCCGGTGAGCGGTCCGGGGCGTCGGGGCCTGCCGGTTCGCCGCCTGGGCGTGGTCCTGCGCAGGGCTCTGCCAGTGGCCCGCCTGTGCGGGGTTCTCCGGCGGCAGGGGGGCCGCGCTCACGCCGGGGCCGCCGTGGGCGGGGGCGTCGCCGTAGCCGGACGTGGCGCCGTAGCCGGACGTGGCGCCGTAGCCGGACGGGCCGCCGTGCCCGGACGGGCCGCCGTGCCCGGACGGGCCGCCGTGCCCGGACGGGCCGCCGTGCCCGGACGGGCCGCCGTGCCCGGACGGGCCGCCGTGCCCGGACGGGCCGCCATACGCGGAGTGCCGGAGGTCGTAGGCGGCCGGCTCGTGGCCGAGGGCTGCCTGCTGGGAGCCGTAAGCGGCCTGCTGAGAGCCGTGGCCGGCTTGCTGGGAGCCGTAGGCGTCCTGCCGGGAACCGTGACCGGACTGCTGGGAGCCGTGGCCGGCTTGCTGATGGCCGTAGGCCTGCTGCGGGTCGCCGTAGGCCTGCTGGGGAGCGCCGTACGCCTGCTGGGGAGCGCCGTGGTTCGGGGTCTCGCCCGTCTGCGGAGGCAGATAGGCGGTCGCGGCCGGGTCCGCGGGGGCGACCGGCGGCTGGACGCTGGTCTCCCAGGTCTGCCCCTGCCACTGCTGCGTGTGCTGGAGGTGGGCCTGCGGGTCCTCGTACGCCTGCCCGCGCTGTCCCTGCTGCTGTCCCGGCCACTCCTGGCGGGGCTGCCGGGTCGGCCGGGGGTGCTGCTGGGCGTACGGGTCGTACCCCTCGGGGCCCTGGTGGCCCTGGTGGTCGTACGGCTGGTCGGTCATCTCACCCTCCTGCGAACGGCGGGAGCACCTCGACCGTGCCGCCGTCGGCCAGCCGTACCGTCTCATGTTCGCGGGTGCCCACGGGGTCACCGTCGACGAGGAACGAGCATCGTTGCAGGACACGCGCGAGTTCACCGGGGTGTCGCGTACGCGCGGCGTCGAGCGCCTCGGCGAGCGTGGCCGCGTCGTGCGGCTCCTCGGCGACCCCGGCCGCGGCCTTGGCGGCCGCCCAGTAGCGCACCGTCACCTTGGGCATCTGGTTCCTCGATCGGATCGGCTGTGTACACGGTCAGGCTAGCCCGCCCGCGCGACCGCCCAGTCCCCTATGCGGGCCAGCAGGCCGTCCCCGGCCGCGTGCTCGGCGTGGCCCATGCCCGGCTCCACCCACAGTTCCGCGTGGCCCGGGGCGGCCCCGGCGAGCATCCGGGGGTGGTCCAGGGGGAAGTAGCCGTCCCGGTCGCCGTGCACGATCAGCAGCGGGGCGGGCGCGATCCTCGGCACCGCCTCGACCGGGGACAGCGGGACGGGGTCCCAGTCCCGGTGGTGGATACGGGTGCGGAAGCCGTAGCGGCCGACCAGGCGGCCCGCGGGGCGGGTGACCATCCAGTGCAGCCGGCGCATGGGGGCGGTGCCCCGGTAGTACCAGCGCGCGGGGGCGCTCACCGAGACCACGGCGTCCACCGTCCCGGGGTGGAGCGCCGCGTGCCGCAGGACCACCGAGCCGCCCATCGAGAAGCCGACGGTCACCACGCGCGTGTGGCCGAGCGAGCGCGCCCACTCCACGGCGGCGGCCAGGTCGAGCACCTCGCGGTCGCCGACCGTCGAGCGTCCGCCGGAGCGGCCGTGCCCCCGGAAGGAGAAGGTCACGACGGCGCCGTGGCAGGCGAGGGCGGACGCCACGCGCCGCACGTGCGGGCGGTCCACGTCGCCGGTGAACCCGTGGGCCACGACGAACACCGGGTGATCGGTGCATGGACGGGAGGTGTCGTATACGACCGCACCCGGTTCGTATACGGAATCGACGGAAATCCCGTCGGCGGTGGGCAGAAACGTCCGCAATGGTGCGCACGTGCCCGTCTCGGAATTCGGACGGACGGTGGAACGTGCCACATGACCTGCCGGACCGCTGCTCATGTGGGCTATTCTGCTGGACAGAGGACTCGGGCAGCGTTGCCCCCGGGTCCTTTTGTGCTTTCGGAAGCGTTGTATACGAAATGGGAACCGGGCGGGAAACGCCAGGTGACCTCAGGTGTACGGCCCCCGGGATCGCAGAGCAGTGCCGCAAAGCGCAGTGCCGCAATGTCCTCGCAGGGACCGAGGAGGAACCGGACGTATGAGTTCTCTGCTGCTCCTGACCAACGCTCTCCAGCCGTCGACGGAGGTGCTTCCCGCCCTCGGCCTGCTGCTGCACAACGTGCGCGTGGCCCCGGCGGAAGGACCCGCCCTCGTCGACACCCCCGGCGCCGACGTCATCCTGATCGACGGCCGCCGCGACCTGCCCCAGGTGCGCAGCCTGTGCCAGCTGCTGCGCTCGACCGGCCCCGGCTGTCCGCTCGTCCTGGTCGTGACCGAGGGCGGCCTGGCCGCCGTCACCGCCGACTGGGGCATCGACGACGTCCTGCTGGACACCGCGGGCCCCGCCGAGGTCGAGGCCCGGCTGCGGCTGGCCATGGGCCGCCAGCAGATCGTCAACGACGACTCCCCGATGGAGATCCGCAACGGCGACCTGTCGGTCGACGAGGCGACCTACAGCGCCAAGCTGAAGGGCCGGGTCCTGGACCTCACCTTCAAGGAGTTCGAGCTGCTGAAGTACCTGGCCCAGCACCCGGGCCGCGTCTTCACCCGCGCCCAGCTGCTCCAGGAGGTCTGGGGCTACGACTACTTCGGCGGCACCCGCACCGTGGACGTGCACGTACGGCGGCTGCGGGCCAAGCTCGGCCCCGAGCACGAGTCGCTCATCGGAACCGTCCGGAACGTCGGTTATCGATTCGTTACGCCCGAGAAGGGCGAGCGCGGCGGCGACGACGCGAAGGCCAAAGCGGACCGCTCGGAGCGGGCAAAGGACGACAATGCGGACAACCTGACCGCCCGGGACGCCGAAGAGGTCTCGGCGGAGGCGTAGTACCCGCCGGTAGGCCGGGCGCCCGTCCGAAGAGGGCGCCGCCCGCGCCCTGGCAAGCCTCTGTACGCCCTGCCCAGCACGGGTCCATCCGCGTAGACTCCGCGCGTGGCCAAGGTGACTCGGGACGATGTGGCGCGACTGGCGGGGACTTCGACCGCCGTCGTCAGCTACGTCATCAACAACGGACCCCGGCCGGTCGCCCCGGCCACGCGCGAGCGCGTTCTCGCAGCGATCAAGGAACTGGGGTACCGGCCCGACCGGGTCGCCCAGGCCATGGCGTCCCGGCGCACCGACCTCATAGGTCTGATCATCCCGGACGCCCGCCAGCCGTTCTTCGGCGAGATGGCGCACGCGGTCGAGCAGGCCGCCTCCGAGCGCGGGAAGATGGTGCTGGTCGGCAACACCGACTACGTCGCCGAGCGCGAGGTCCACTACCTGCGCGCCTTCCTCGGGATGCGCGTCTCCGGCCTCATCCTCGTCAGCCACGCGCTGAACGACCTGGCGGCCGCGGAGATCGACGCCTGGGACGCCCGGGTGGTCCTGCTGCACGAACGCCCCGAGGCCATCGACGACGTCGCCGTCGTCACCGACGACCTCGGCGGCGCCCAGGTCGCCGTCCGCCACCTCCTGGAGCACGGCCACCCGTACGTGGCCTGTGTCGGCGGCACCGCGGACACCCCGTCCGTCGGCGACCCCGTCTCCGACCACGTCGAGGGCTGGCGGCGCGCGATGGAGGAGGCCGGTCTCAGCACCGAGGGCCGGCTCTTCGAGGCGCCGTACAACCGCTACGACGCCTACCGCGTCTCCCTCAAGCTGCTGGCGGGCCCGGACCGGCCGCCGGCCGTCTTCTGCTCCACCGACGACCAGGCCATCGGCCTGCTGCGAGCGGCCCGGGAGCTGCGCATCGACGTGCCGGGCGAGCTGGCCGTCATCGGCTTCGACGACATCAAGGAAGCCGCCCTCGCCGACCCGCCCATGACAACGATCGCATCGGACCGCTCGGCGATGGCCCGGGCGGCCGTCGACCTGGTCCTCGACGACGGGCTGCGGGTCGCGGGGTCACGGCGCGAGCGGCTGAAGGTGTTCCCGTCGCGGCTGGTGGTCCGGGGCTCCTGCGGCTGCGAGTAGCGGCCGCGCGCGAGCCCCGTACGACGCGTCTCTGAGACGTTGCTGAGAGGCTCCGCACGAACGCGGGGCCGGTCTTTATATCGGGCATACGAGGTTCTGGCGGGCTTCTCAGCAAGCACTCAGGAAGCTCTCATGGTCGCGCGGGAAGCTTCTTTCCATGACCGAGAGCATCCGCCGCAGCGGCGAGTACGAGAACTTCGAGAACCCGTACCAGGCCCCGTACGAGGGCGCCCAGCAGCAGGCCTCCGCCTCCCCCGTGGGTTCCTCCCCGGTGAACCCGGAGTGGCCGCCGCCGCCGGCGTACGAGCCGGTCACCCATCCCACCCAGCAGCAGCCCGCGCAGCCCCCCTATGGGCAGCCCCC harbors:
- a CDS encoding winged-helix domain-containing protein; this encodes MSSLLLLTNALQPSTEVLPALGLLLHNVRVAPAEGPALVDTPGADVILIDGRRDLPQVRSLCQLLRSTGPGCPLVLVVTEGGLAAVTADWGIDDVLLDTAGPAEVEARLRLAMGRQQIVNDDSPMEIRNGDLSVDEATYSAKLKGRVLDLTFKEFELLKYLAQHPGRVFTRAQLLQEVWGYDYFGGTRTVDVHVRRLRAKLGPEHESLIGTVRNVGYRFVTPEKGERGGDDAKAKADRSERAKDDNADNLTARDAEEVSAEA
- a CDS encoding MoaD/ThiS family protein, producing the protein MPKVTVRYWAAAKAAAGVAEEPHDAATLAEALDAARTRHPGELARVLQRCSFLVDGDPVGTREHETVRLADGGTVEVLPPFAGG
- a CDS encoding alpha/beta hydrolase → MSSGPAGHVARSTVRPNSETGTCAPLRTFLPTADGISVDSVYEPGAVVYDTSRPCTDHPVFVVAHGFTGDVDRPHVRRVASALACHGAVVTFSFRGHGRSGGRSTVGDREVLDLAAAVEWARSLGHTRVVTVGFSMGGSVVLRHAALHPGTVDAVVSVSAPARWYYRGTAPMRRLHWMVTRPAGRLVGRYGFRTRIHHRDWDPVPLSPVEAVPRIAPAPLLIVHGDRDGYFPLDHPRMLAGAAPGHAELWVEPGMGHAEHAAGDGLLARIGDWAVARAG
- a CDS encoding LacI family DNA-binding transcriptional regulator — its product is MAKVTRDDVARLAGTSTAVVSYVINNGPRPVAPATRERVLAAIKELGYRPDRVAQAMASRRTDLIGLIIPDARQPFFGEMAHAVEQAASERGKMVLVGNTDYVAEREVHYLRAFLGMRVSGLILVSHALNDLAAAEIDAWDARVVLLHERPEAIDDVAVVTDDLGGAQVAVRHLLEHGHPYVACVGGTADTPSVGDPVSDHVEGWRRAMEEAGLSTEGRLFEAPYNRYDAYRVSLKLLAGPDRPPAVFCSTDDQAIGLLRAARELRIDVPGELAVIGFDDIKEAALADPPMTTIASDRSAMARAAVDLVLDDGLRVAGSRRERLKVFPSRLVVRGSCGCE